The DNA region GGATTACTTCTTAGACCATGACCACAGCGCCTATGTTGATCAGTGGGATTGGGAATTGGTGATTACCGAAGAGCAGAGGAATCTCAATTTCTTAAAAGAGGTGGTGAAGAAGATCTGGAAGGTTCTGAAAGGGGCGGAGACTTATATCCAAGAGCTCTTCCCTCAATTGAAGACCGATAAATACCCCAATCTCCCGGAGGAATTGGTCTTCCTCCACGCCGAAGATATCCTTGACCGCTTCCCGAATTTACCAAGGAAGGCAAGGGAGACGGCAATCCTCCAAGAATATCCGGCAATTTTTATCATTGGTGTCGGTTATCCCTTAAAAGATGGCTATCCCCATGAGATGCGAGCGGTTGATTACGATGATTGGATTACGGAAACTGTTTCCGAAGATGGCCGACCGATGCACGGCTTGAACGGCGATATCTTAGTTTGGAATCCTGTCACCCGCCGCCGTCACGAATTGACCTCAATGGGCATTCGGGTGAATGCCGAGAGCCTAATGAGACAGGTGAAACTCTGTAAACAAGAACATATCCTCTCTTCCCCTTACCATCAGGCAATCTTAAAGAATGAGGTGCCCCTCTCTATCGGTGGGGGAATTGGTCAATCCCGAACCTATATGTTACTTTTAAGAAAGGCACATCTGGGAGAGGTGAGTGTTACGGTCTGGCCAAAGATTCTAAAAGATATGTGCCGGAAGAGGAATATCTTCGTCTTAGAGTAAGGAGATAGAAAAGGAAGCGTCAAAACACCTTATCGGAAAGGGTTGACATTTTTCAAGATTTCTGTATTATTTATTATTGACTGCGGGGTGGAGCAGCCTGGTAGCTCGTGAGGCTCATAACCTCAAGGTCGCTGGTTCAAATCCAGCCCCCGCTATTTCCACCGCGAGCGGATGCGCAAAGAGTTCGTTCTTGATAAGAAGGCAATCCAAGCACCCCGAGGGACGAAAATTATCTGTAAGGGTTGGCATCAAGAAGCAGCGCTTCGGATGCTTTTGAATAACTTAGATAAGGAGGTGGCGGAAAAACCAGAAGAGTTAATCGTTTACGGCGGAACCGGTAAGGCAGCAAGGAATTGGGAGTGTTTAAAGGCAATCGTCCAATCGCTAATCAATCTTAAAAATGATGAGACTTTATTAATTCAATCGGGAAAACCGGTGGGGATATTTAAGACCTTTCCTTATGCCCCCAGAGTTTTAATCGCCAACTCATTATTGGTTCCGGCCTGGGCAAACTGGGATTATTTTAGAAAGTTGGAAGGTTTGGGACTAATTATGTATGGTCAGATGACGGCAGGGAGTTGGATTTATATCGGTACCCAAGGGATCATTCAGGGGACTTATGAGACATTTGCCGCGGCCGCTAATAAACATTTTGGTGGGACTCTGAAAGGAAAGTGGGTTTTAACCGCGGGAATGGGAGGGATGTCTGGTGCCCAACCATTGGCGGTGACAATGAACGAAGGGGTGATCTTGGATGTGGAGGTTGACCCGGCAAAAATTGAGCGGAGGATTAAGCAAGGTTTCTGCGATACCCTAGCCACCAATTTGGATTCCGCCTTGCGGTTGGTTGAGGAGGCGGTGAAGAAGAAGATCCCCCGCTCTATTGGCTTGGTCGGTAATGCCTCAGAAACTCATCCGGAATTGGTGCGCAGGGGAATAATCCCTGATCTTTTAACGGACCAGACATCCGCTCATGACGAACTTAACGGCTATGTCCCCGGAGGGATGAGTTTAGCGGAAGCCTTAGAGTTGAGAAAGAAAGAGCCAAGGGAGTATATCAAAAGGTCTTACGAATCCATGGCTCGGCAGATGGAGGCGATGTTGGAAATGCAAAAGAAGGGAGCGGTGGCTTTTGATTACGGTAATAATATCCGGGGGCAGAGTTTTAAGGCAGGGGTGAAAGAGGCCTTCAACATCCCAGGATTTGTCTTAGAATATATTAGACCGCTCTTCTGCGAAGGGAGGGGACCATTCCGGTGGGTCGCCCTCTCCGGAGAAAAGTCGGACATTTACGAGACCGACGAGTTGGTCTTAAAACTATTCCCGGAGAATGAGTCTTTAAGAAGGTGGATCACTTTAGCCCGGGAGAAAGTTCCCTTTCAGGGTTTACCCGCCCGTATCTGTTGGCTCGGTTATGGGGAGAGGGATAAGTTTGGTAAGGCGATCAACCGTCTGGTGCGCAAAGGTAAGATTTCGGCACCGATTGTGATTGGTCGGGACCATTTAGATTCCGGTTCGGTCGCCTCTCCCAATCGGGAGACTGAAGGGATGAAGGATGGTTCCGATGCGATTGCCGATTGGCCAATCTTAAATGCCCTTTTGAATGCGGTTTCTGGTGCTTCCTGGGTCTCGGTTCACCACGGGGGCGGTGTGGGGATCGGTAATTCTATCCATGCCGGACAGGTGATTGTCGCCGATGGTAGTGAAGAGATGGATAAGAGATTGGAAAGGGTTTTGACCAATGACCCGGGATTAGGGATTGTCCGACACGCGGATGCCGGTTACGAGAAGGCAAAAGAGGTAGCAAAGAAAAAAGGGATAAAGATCCCGATGTTAAAAGAAGAAGTTGAGGGATGAGATGAGAAAAAAGAGGGACTTTTTATCAATTAAGGATTTTACCGAAAAGGAGATTTATAACCTTTTTAAGAAGGCAAAGGAGTTAAAGTTAACGATTAAGAAGAGGGGGCGGATCAATCTCCTTAAAGGAAAGATTGGGGCATTGGTTTTTGAGAAGCCCTCCTTACGCACCCGGGTGACTTTTGAGACCGCCTTAAAGGAGATGGGAGGGGATGCCATCTACTTGGCGCCCCAAGATATCGGTTTGGGGAAAAGGGAGAGTGTGGCGGATGTGGCACGGAATCTCTCCCTTTGGGTCTCTTTAATTATCGCCCGCACCTTCTCTCATACCACCTGTGAGGAGTTGGCAAGATTTGCCAAAATTCCGGTAATTAATGCCCTTTCCGATTTGGAACATCCCTGCCAAGTTCTGGGTGATTTTTTAACCATCTATGAGATAAAAAAGAAGAGATTGAATAAGGTAAAGATTGGCTGGCTTGGCGATGGGAATAACGTCTGCCATTCCCTAATTCTGGGTGCGGCAATTTTGGGTTGTGATTTGATTGTGGGAACACCTCGGGGTTATGAACCAAACGAGAAGGTTTTAGCGGAGGCGAAAGGTTTCGCCCTAAAAAGTGGGGCGGAGATTAAATTGACCAATAATCCCAAAGAGGCGGTAAGAGACCGAGAGTTTATTTACACCGATGTTTGGGCATCCATGGGTCAAGAGAATGAGGCACCAGTAAGGCGGAAGATATTTTGGGAGTTTCAGGTAAATAAAGATTTGCTCTCCTTTGCCCCACTGGAGGTGAAGGTGATGCATTGCCTACCCGCCCATCGGGGGGAGGAGATTACCGATGAGGTTTTGGATGGGCCAAATTCCATCGTTTTGCTGCAAGCGGAAAATCGGCTCCATATCCAGAGGGCAATCATCGCCTATCTCCTAAGTTGACTTCTCAATCAATCTTTGTATAATAAATGATGTTTTGGCGAAGGAAGATAATTTTCGGATTGCTCTCTTTCTTTCTCGCCTTAAAAGGGGAGGAGACAACCCTCTTAGTCCCGCCTTTTTCCCATACCCTCGGCATCTATCGGGTCTCTTCCTTCCACTTAAATCTCTATTTTGGCGATTTTAAGATTGATGACCCCCAAGGGATTGCGGCTATAAAATTTGCCGAGGATGATGACCCCACAACCACCCGCGATGACCACATCTTAACCCTCTTGGCGGTCAATTCTGGTCAGGGGCAGATTGTTTATAATCAGGGACTATTAAAGATGGAGATTTTCGGTAAAAAGGGGAGCGGGGAGGGAGAATTCCTCTTCCCTAAGGGGATTGCTGCCCATCGGGATAATTTAGTTTGGGTGGCGGATTGGGGGAATGATCGGATTGTCCAGTTGCGGTATAAAGATAAGAGATTGTATTGGGATAGGATCTTCTTTGCCCCGGTAACCAAACCTTATGGAGTGGCGGTTGATAGTAAGAAGAATGTCTACTTTACAGAGCCGGAAAGTTCTAAAATTTATATCTGTGATAGTTTGGGGAATATCATTCGGATAATCAAAGAGGAGGTTTTCCATCCCACCGCGCTGGCGGTTATTGACAAAGATGACCCGTATAATTTCTACGGCGAGGAGTTTCTGGTGGTGGCTGATTTCCGGAATAAGAGGTTACAAAAATTCACCCTTTCCGGAAGGCTTTTAGAATATACCGATGTTCGGGGAATCGGGATGAGCGAGGCGGAATTCTCTTACCTGGCGATTGACTACCACGGCAATGTCTTTGCTACGGATACCGTCTTAAATTGTATCCATAAATTTGACCGTTTCTTAAACTACCTCACCTCTTTCGGCAAAGAAGGGAGCGGCAAGGGAGAATTTTATAAACCGCGGGGGATTGCGATTGGCCGGAAATACGGACAGGTCTTCGTGAGCGAAAAGACCGGTGGGCAGTATTACTGGACGGGATTAGATTCCTATTTTCTCGGTCTCTTTCCCGACTCCTTTAGTCGAGAAAAACCCGGAACGACCGTCGCTCTCTATCTTACTGATATTAGCGAAATCTCCCTCTCCATCTTTGATGAAAAAGGAAATCGGGTAAGGGAGATTTCTTCTTTTATCACTTCCCAGGCGGGCGAGGTTCTCATCGCCTGGGACGGCCGGGACGAGAAGGGGGAGATTGTGCCGCCCGGTCGTTACCAATTAAAGATTACCTGCCGTTTACCCTACGGGGGAGGAAAGAGGTTTAAGAAGGAAGTGGAGGGCTATGTTTATGTGCAATAGAGCGGATAAGGTTTTTCTTCTTACCTATGCCTTCTGGATACTTTCTCTATTTAGCTACACCGGTGACTTTGAGGATTTGGGCTCTTCTGCTAAGGCGATGGGAAAGGGGAGCGCAGCCGTCAGTTGTCTATTGGATGCCGGGACCATTTATTATAATCCCGCTTTCACTTCCTTTTTCTCCAAGCGGGAGTTAACTTTTCTCCATTCGGAAAATTTTGGCGGTATCTTTCGCAATGATTATCTCGGTTTTATCTATCCCTTTGCTAACTATGCGGTTGGCTTAGGGATTTATGCCAATTTTGTCCCCGGGGTGAAAATTACCAAACTTCTCAATGAAACCCTGCCCCCTTCCCCGGAAAATCCGGTAATTGTGGAAAGGATTGTCACCACCTATGACGGTATCTTTTATCTCAATTATGCGCACAGATTATTGCCCGGGGAGAACGAATTGAGTCTGGGGGTGAACGGTAAAATTTTCTACCGCTCTTTAGGTTTAGAAAATGCCTTTGGTTTTGGTGCCGATTTTGGGATCGGGTTTAAGCGAAAAGATCTGGCGCTCGGTCTCCGTCTTCGGAATCTTTTTGCTTCCCCTCTTCTCTGGTCGGATACCACCGAATATGTGAAGATGCGGGGAACGATTGGGATTACGAAGGTGAGCAGACTTTTTGGTAACGACTTCTCTTTAAGTTATGAGATTGAAGGGAATTTAGAAAACCTACCTTTCTATGCCAATTTCGGTTTAGAGTACACCTGGCGATTTTTTAGTCTCCGGGTTGGTCTTTTAAGACGCTCCCCAACTTTTGGCTTTGGGATTGTCTATAAGAATCTCTATTGCGATTATGCCTACGAGAGGAGTCGCTATCCGGAACCGGAGAGTAGGGAATTGCCCCCTTCGCCAATCAAAATCTCCGGAGGTGTGCGATTCTGAATCCCGAGTTTAGTCGGAAGATTGTCCACCTTTTAGCCCTTCTCATCCCGATTCTCTATTATTTCTTGCCGCGAAGGTTATCAATTATCTTACTTCTTTTAGCAACCGCTATCTTCTTAACAGTTGATTTCCTCCGTCTCCATCTTAACTCTTTTAAGGCAATCTTTATCATCATCTTCGGTTCCCTTTTGCGCCGCCGTGAATTTCATTCCCTTACCGGAGGGAGTTATCTTATGATTGCCGCCTCTCTGGCGATTCTCATCTTTGAGGACCGGGGGATATTTATGGCGGCGATCAGTTTTTTGGCGATTGGCGATACGGTGGCGGCACTCTTCGGTCTCACCCACGGCCGGGTGCGCATTTTTGGTCGGAAGACCTTGGAAGGAGCAATCGCCTGCTTTCTCTCTTGCCTTTTGGTGGTCTATGTTCTTACGAAACTTCCCGACCTTTCTTTCCTCTTTTTAGTTGGCTTTTGGGGGGCAGTGACCGCTACCCTGGTAGAAACTCTGCCGATTGAGGTGAATGATAATGTGGTCATCCCCATCGTTTCCGGGATGGTGATGCAACTCGCTAAAATTTTTATTCGGTAGGAGTTAAGATGGCAAATAGAGGATTGGCGAAGATTTATTATTATAGGGAGGACCTATGAGAAAACTATTCCTATTCTTTTTCTTTATTTTTCTCCTTCTGCACGGTGAGGAAAAGATAGAAGAAGTGAGGCGGTTATACTTAACGAAGGAATACGATAATGCCCTTGATATCTTGGCACGAGAGTACGAGACGGCAACCGAAGCGGAAAGACCCTACATCCAACTGGAAATGGGCGATATCTACCTTGATAAGAAGCGGGATTTTGATAAGGCGGAAGAGATTTACAATGGCATCCTCCGTAGCTATCCCAATCTCCCGGAGACACCGGATATCCTTTATCGCTTAGCACTTCTTGCGGAGAGGAAAGAAGACTTTGTGACGGCGGCTTCCCTTTACGAAAAGATTGCTACCCAATACCTCCGTTATGAGAAACGTTACCGCTTTCCCTTCAAGATTGAGAGGAAGGAACGAAAGCCGAAATATATGGATGACGCCTTGGAGGCGATCGAGCGGACCTTTAAGAAAAACTACCAAGAGAGGGTGGCTTATGTTGATGGTTATCCGATTACCCAGGTGGAGTTAGACGAGAGGGTGCTCCATTCACCAACCGGGGGGGCAAGTTTTGAAGAGAAGAAGAAGGAATTGGAGCGACTGATTGAAGACCGCCTCCTTTACCAACATGCCTTACGCTCCGGTTATGCGCAGAAAGAAGATTTCCGGAAAACGATTGATGATGTCCGGCGGCGTTTTCTCTTTTCGGAATGGTATAACCAGGAAGTAGTGAATCAGGCTTCGGTTTCCGAAAAGGAGAAGCGGGCTTACTACCAAGCCCATCAGAGTGATTACATCACCGAGGAACAGGTGAAAGGGAGGGAGATCTTAGTTAGAGACCTCTCGGAGGCGATGGCTCTGCGGGCAAAGATAATAAGTGAGAGTTTGTCCTTTGATTCCGCGGCGAAGGCTTTCTCTTTAGCCCCGAGTAAGGATAAAGGGGGCGATTTGGGCTGGGTAAAGAGAAAGAGCTACCCGAAAAATGTTGAGAAGGTCTTATTTAAGTTGAAGCCCAAAGAGATTTCCCAACCGGTAAAGACTCAAGATGGATACCTCTTACTTAAAGTGGAGGAGAGGAAGGAATATCAGAAGAAGAGATATAAGGAAGTGGCAGGGGAGATTGAGGCGCGATTACGCCAGGAGAAGATCCAAAAAGGGTTAGAGGAGAGATTAAGAGCGTTGAAGGAAAAGGGAAAGTTGGTAATTGATACGAATGGAGTGAAAGAGGGGAAGGAGACATTGGGTTATGTTTTTAACATTCCCTTAACCAAAACCGCTTTTGAAGAAAGGGTGGCACAGATCCCTGCTTTCTTTCGGGGTGATTTGGAAACGCCGGAGGGGAAACTTCGCTTTTTGGGAAGTTTCGCGGAGGAGTATATGGTGCTTTACGATTGCGAGAATAAAAAATACTGGTTAAAAAACTCCGTCTACGGACAACTTTTGGAGGAGGAGAAGAGGATTTTAATCAATCAACTGCGGAAAGGGGAAGTTTCGGATAAAGCGGTGGTGAGTGAAGAGGAGGCAAAGAAGGAATACCAATCTTCCTTAAAAGACTTTTACGTTCCCGATCAGGTAAAAGCGCGAGAGATTGTCTGTCGCTCAAAGGAGCAAGCGCTGGCGGCAAAAAAGATGTTGGAAGAGAAGAAGGTGAGTTTTGATTCGGTAGTGAGAGAGTATTCGGTTGCCCCCTCCAAATGGATCGGTGGGGATTTGGGTTATTTTTCAAAGGATGACACCCTAAAACCAAAACCGGTTCGGGACTTCGCTTTTAAGGCGAAACCGGGAAAGATAAGTGATGTGATGAAGATTAACGACACGACATTTGTCATAATTAAAGTGGAGGAGCAGAAAAAGGCTTATACCCGTCCCTTTTCGGAGGTGAGGGCAAAGATTGAAAGAAAGTTGAAGCAGGAGAAGGAGGATCGGCTCTACCAGGAGTTAATCGCCGAGTTAAAGAGGGAAGCAAAGATTGAAATTCTTTTAAGTCCAGAAGAGAAGAAGGAGGAGGAGTAGGATAAGGCGCACTCTTTTGAGGGCGAAAAGGAAAAAGGTGATTAATCTTAAAGACTTAGAGAAGGATGAGGAGGTATTAACTTTCTTAAAAGAGGCGGACCGACAGTTACTGGCGATCGGCTATACCGAACACGGTATTAGACATTCGAAATTGGTGGCGGCTCGCGCCCGCGCCATTCTTTTGCGCCTCAAATTTCCCAAAAGGGAAGCGGAATTGGCAGCCATTGCTGGTTTTTTGCACGATATCGGGAATCTGGTGAATCGGGAAAGACACGAAGAGAGTGGGGCGCTGATCGCTTTAAGTATCTTAAAGAGGTTGGGAATGCCTCTGGCGGAGGTGAGTAAAGTGGTCTCGGCATTAGGGAATCATCATGAAGAGACGAGCAATATCACTTCTCCCATCACTGCCGCCTTAATTTTGGCTGATAAATCGGATGTCCATTCTTCCCGGGTGCGAAATCCCGACTACATTAAATTTGATATCCACGATCGGGTGAATTACGCGGTGAAAAAAAGTGAACTGACCGTTGACTCCAAAAAGAGAAAGATAATTCTCAATTTGGCGATTGACACGAAAATTGCCCCGATTATGGAATACTTTGAAATCTTTCTCTCCCGGATGCTCATCTCTCGGCGGGCGGCTGACTTTTTAGGTTGTCAATTTGAATTATTCATCAATGGGGTGAAGGTGGTGTGAACGGTGATCTTTTTGGTCTGAAGGAACTTTCCAATTATTTGGGGAGGAAGCGAAAAATTTTCTTTCTCAATTTTCTGGCGGGGATTGCCCGGGGATTAGGTTTTGCCATCGGGATGACCATCATCTTCGCCTTCCTTCTCTTAATCTTGCGAAAATTTGTCTCTGTCCCCTTCCTCGGTAGATATATCGCCCAATTATTAGAAATCATTGAGACCCAGAGGGCGCTTCCCAGATGAGATGCGAGAATTTGATATTGATAAGTTACTAAAATTAGCCCGACTCTATCTTTCCCCGGAGGCAAAAGAGAAACTTAAGCCTTCCCTTCTCAAAATTGTGGAATACTTCCAGACGATAAGAGGGTTTCGGGAAAAATCCCCCCCCACTTCATTTTCCGAATTTCCTTGCCCCCGGCGGCAAGAGGAAGAGCGGGTCCACGAAGGATTAAAACTCACTCCCGATTACCTCCAAGGTCTACCGAACTATGAGAATGGTTATTTTCGGGTGCCCAAGATGCGAGAATGAGAACGCTTTCCGAACTTACGATAAGAGAATTACAAGAAGAGGTGAGAAAGGGGAATTTGGCCTACCAAGAGATTTTGGAATTTACCATTGCGAGGATTGAGGCGGAGAGAGAGGTAAATGGCTACATCTCTCTATTTTTAGAAGAGGCGAGAGCAGAGGCGAAGTTGGCGGACGAAAAGAGAAAAGAGATTATCCATCCCTTATTTGGTCTGCCAATTGCCATTAAAGATAATATCGCGGTGAAAGGTAAACCTTTAACCTGCGGCTCAAAAATCCTCTCCCCTTTCCTTTCCCCTTATGATGCGACAGTGGTTGAGAGATTAAAAGCGACAGGTTGTATCATCTTAGGGAAGACTAATTTAGACGAGTTCGCTATGGGTTCTTCCAATGAGACTTCCTATTTTGGTCCGGTACGCAACCCATTGGCTAAAGAGCGGGTGGCAGGTGGTTCTTCGGGTGGGAGCGCGGCGGTGGTGAAATATGGAGGAGCGGTAGCCAGTCTCGGTTCCGACACCGGCG from candidate division WOR-3 bacterium includes:
- the asnA gene encoding aspartate--ammonia ligase gives rise to the protein MLDKRADLAGPGIGSYEELEKILPNDYYPILNPKETQKAIFAVKRYIEENLCKELNLMMVTVPLIVDAESGVNDTLDRDGSRTPIRFHISNDYDKNPVDAEIVQAATKWKRLALKQFGCQVGEGICTDMRAVRKDYFLDHDHSAYVDQWDWELVITEEQRNLNFLKEVVKKIWKVLKGAETYIQELFPQLKTDKYPNLPEELVFLHAEDILDRFPNLPRKARETAILQEYPAIFIIGVGYPLKDGYPHEMRAVDYDDWITETVSEDGRPMHGLNGDILVWNPVTRRRHELTSMGIRVNAESLMRQVKLCKQEHILSSPYHQAILKNEVPLSIGGGIGQSRTYMLLLRKAHLGEVSVTVWPKILKDMCRKRNIFVLE
- the hutU gene encoding urocanate hydratase — its product is MRKEFVLDKKAIQAPRGTKIICKGWHQEAALRMLLNNLDKEVAEKPEELIVYGGTGKAARNWECLKAIVQSLINLKNDETLLIQSGKPVGIFKTFPYAPRVLIANSLLVPAWANWDYFRKLEGLGLIMYGQMTAGSWIYIGTQGIIQGTYETFAAAANKHFGGTLKGKWVLTAGMGGMSGAQPLAVTMNEGVILDVEVDPAKIERRIKQGFCDTLATNLDSALRLVEEAVKKKIPRSIGLVGNASETHPELVRRGIIPDLLTDQTSAHDELNGYVPGGMSLAEALELRKKEPREYIKRSYESMARQMEAMLEMQKKGAVAFDYGNNIRGQSFKAGVKEAFNIPGFVLEYIRPLFCEGRGPFRWVALSGEKSDIYETDELVLKLFPENESLRRWITLAREKVPFQGLPARICWLGYGERDKFGKAINRLVRKGKISAPIVIGRDHLDSGSVASPNRETEGMKDGSDAIADWPILNALLNAVSGASWVSVHHGGGVGIGNSIHAGQVIVADGSEEMDKRLERVLTNDPGLGIVRHADAGYEKAKEVAKKKGIKIPMLKEEVEG
- the argF gene encoding ornithine carbamoyltransferase; this translates as MRKKRDFLSIKDFTEKEIYNLFKKAKELKLTIKKRGRINLLKGKIGALVFEKPSLRTRVTFETALKEMGGDAIYLAPQDIGLGKRESVADVARNLSLWVSLIIARTFSHTTCEELARFAKIPVINALSDLEHPCQVLGDFLTIYEIKKKRLNKVKIGWLGDGNNVCHSLILGAAILGCDLIVGTPRGYEPNEKVLAEAKGFALKSGAEIKLTNNPKEAVRDREFIYTDVWASMGQENEAPVRRKIFWEFQVNKDLLSFAPLEVKVMHCLPAHRGEEITDEVLDGPNSIVLLQAENRLHIQRAIIAYLLS
- a CDS encoding FlgD immunoglobulin-like domain containing protein gives rise to the protein MFWRRKIIFGLLSFFLALKGEETTLLVPPFSHTLGIYRVSSFHLNLYFGDFKIDDPQGIAAIKFAEDDDPTTTRDDHILTLLAVNSGQGQIVYNQGLLKMEIFGKKGSGEGEFLFPKGIAAHRDNLVWVADWGNDRIVQLRYKDKRLYWDRIFFAPVTKPYGVAVDSKKNVYFTEPESSKIYICDSLGNIIRIIKEEVFHPTALAVIDKDDPYNFYGEEFLVVADFRNKRLQKFTLSGRLLEYTDVRGIGMSEAEFSYLAIDYHGNVFATDTVLNCIHKFDRFLNYLTSFGKEGSGKGEFYKPRGIAIGRKYGQVFVSEKTGGQYYWTGLDSYFLGLFPDSFSREKPGTTVALYLTDISEISLSIFDEKGNRVREISSFITSQAGEVLIAWDGRDEKGEIVPPGRYQLKITCRLPYGGGKRFKKEVEGYVYVQ
- a CDS encoding phosphatidate cytidylyltransferase, producing the protein MPRRLSIILLLLATAIFLTVDFLRLHLNSFKAIFIIIFGSLLRRREFHSLTGGSYLMIAASLAILIFEDRGIFMAAISFLAIGDTVAALFGLTHGRVRIFGRKTLEGAIACFLSCLLVVYVLTKLPDLSFLFLVGFWGAVTATLVETLPIEVNDNVVIPIVSGMVMQLAKIFIR
- a CDS encoding peptidyl-prolyl cis-trans isomerase, with the protein product MRKLFLFFFFIFLLLHGEEKIEEVRRLYLTKEYDNALDILAREYETATEAERPYIQLEMGDIYLDKKRDFDKAEEIYNGILRSYPNLPETPDILYRLALLAERKEDFVTAASLYEKIATQYLRYEKRYRFPFKIERKERKPKYMDDALEAIERTFKKNYQERVAYVDGYPITQVELDERVLHSPTGGASFEEKKKELERLIEDRLLYQHALRSGYAQKEDFRKTIDDVRRRFLFSEWYNQEVVNQASVSEKEKRAYYQAHQSDYITEEQVKGREILVRDLSEAMALRAKIISESLSFDSAAKAFSLAPSKDKGGDLGWVKRKSYPKNVEKVLFKLKPKEISQPVKTQDGYLLLKVEERKEYQKKRYKEVAGEIEARLRQEKIQKGLEERLRALKEKGKLVIDTNGVKEGKETLGYVFNIPLTKTAFEERVAQIPAFFRGDLETPEGKLRFLGSFAEEYMVLYDCENKKYWLKNSVYGQLLEEEKRILINQLRKGEVSDKAVVSEEEAKKEYQSSLKDFYVPDQVKAREIVCRSKEQALAAKKMLEEKKVSFDSVVREYSVAPSKWIGGDLGYFSKDDTLKPKPVRDFAFKAKPGKISDVMKINDTTFVIIKVEEQKKAYTRPFSEVRAKIERKLKQEKEDRLYQELIAELKREAKIEILLSPEEKKEEE
- a CDS encoding HD domain-containing protein produces the protein MINLKDLEKDEEVLTFLKEADRQLLAIGYTEHGIRHSKLVAARARAILLRLKFPKREAELAAIAGFLHDIGNLVNRERHEESGALIALSILKRLGMPLAEVSKVVSALGNHHEETSNITSPITAALILADKSDVHSSRVRNPDYIKFDIHDRVNYAVKKSELTVDSKKRKIILNLAIDTKIAPIMEYFEIFLSRMLISRRAADFLGCQFELFINGVKVV
- a CDS encoding DUF5665 domain-containing protein; amino-acid sequence: MNGDLFGLKELSNYLGRKRKIFFLNFLAGIARGLGFAIGMTIIFAFLLLILRKFVSVPFLGRYIAQLLEIIETQRALPR
- a CDS encoding Asp-tRNA(Asn)/Glu-tRNA(Gln) amidotransferase subunit GatC, which translates into the protein MREFDIDKLLKLARLYLSPEAKEKLKPSLLKIVEYFQTIRGFREKSPPTSFSEFPCPRRQEEERVHEGLKLTPDYLQGLPNYENGYFRVPKMRE